One Pseudorasbora parva isolate DD20220531a chromosome 4, ASM2467924v1, whole genome shotgun sequence genomic region harbors:
- the LOC137072660 gene encoding NLR family CARD domain-containing protein 3-like, whose product MYVIIERKLSTPYSLNLFSISRRKIQRAESPEPSGVSLKSNRSMEQPVRFSDRPVTSDPPREEVPKQFRSVPFPTSHYQTHFRQGNTEAVLQTHTLKTGELQRVKDQHKTSMKNKYERLFVGNKLQENETLLNRIYTQLYIIEGESEGVNEEHEVLQMEKTARTQQSQDTPIDCNDIFKASPEPGCEETGQIKTVLTKGIAGIGKTVSVQKFILDWAEGKANQDVDFMFVLPFRELNLIRDHQYSLHRFLLDFHPELQDLDSKIYEECKVVLILDGLDESRITLMFSDAQEVSDVTETSSVGVLMSNLMKGELLPSALIWITSRAAAANQIPIKYINRLTEIQGFNEPQREEYFRKRISDDHQANKIISHIGRARSLHIMCHIPVFCWISSTVLQKLLEEDLSAEIPQTLTEMYIHFLLIQINMRNQKYEERDPEKLLPSNREVIVKLAEVAFKQLMKGNVMFYEEDLRESGIDVTDASVYSGICTEIFKEESVIHQRKVYSFIHLSIQEFLAAFYAFYHYVIKNIDTLHLCHVMHYLHRDAIDKALESENGHLDLFLRFLLGISLESTQRLLQDLLTHTENSSESIRRTTQYIKEKIKDGHELSTGRSINLFLCLLEVKDQTLSREIQEFVKSEKHSERKLSPAHCSTIAYMLQMSEEVLDELDLKKYNTSDEGRRRLIPVVVNCTKALLSGSNPTAQHCEIVSSALQTSNSVLRELDLSNIDLQDSGVKLLSDGLKSPNCQLEILRLSGCMVSEEGCGYLSSALSSNPSHLRELDLSYNHPGQSGVKLLNDKLNDPNYTLQILNLDHGEPCRITPGLRKYAYDLTLDPNTANYFLTLTDENRKARHTKDRQSYPDHPDRFEQHEQVLCGQSLTGCCYWEVKWSGWAYIAVTYKGVNRKGGSESWFGYNNKSWSLYCTENRYSAWHNNKKTDIPAPSPPSNRVGVYLDWPAGTLSYYSVTDTHPPTLTHIHTFNTTFTEPLYAGFRVFQSSLSLCKM is encoded by the exons TATCAGCAGGAGGAAGATACAGAGAGCAGAGTCTCCAGAACCCAGTGGTGTGTCTTTAAAGAGTAACAGATCCATGGAGCAACCCGTTCGATTCAGTGACAGAccagtgacctctgaccctcC CAGGGAGGAGGTTCCTAAGCAGTTCAGATCAGTGCCGTTCCCTACATCCCACTATCAGACCCATTTCAGACAAGGAAACACTGAAGCAGTCCTGCAGACTcacacactgaagactggagaactGCAGAGAGTCAAAGATCAGCACAAAACCAGCATGAAGAACAAGTATGAGAGATTATTTGTGGGAAACAAACTCCAAGAGAATGAAACCCTCCTAAACAGGATCTACACACAGCTATACATcatagagggagagagtgaaggagtgaatgaagaacATGAGGTTTTACAGATGGAGAAAACAGCCAGAACACAACAGTCACAAGACACTCCAATCGACTGCAATGACATCTTTAAAGCCTCACCTGAACCAGGATGTGAGGAGACAGGCCAAATCAAGACTGTTCTTACTAAAGGCATCGCTGGAATCGGAAAAACCGTTTCTGTGCAGAAGTTCATTCTGGACTGGGCCGAGGGAAAAGCCAATCAGGATGTAGATTTCATGTTTGTGCTTCCATTTCGAGAGCTGAACTTAATCAGAGATCATCAGTACAGTCTTCACAGATTTCTGCTGGACTTTCATCCTGAACTTCAAGATCTGGACTCAAAGATTTATGAGGAGTGTAAAGTTGTGTTGATCCTggatggtctggatgaaagcagAATCACACTGATGTTTTCAGATGCTCAGGAAGTTTCTGATGTGACTGAGACGTCATCGGTGGGTGTGTTGATGTCAAATCTCATGAAAGGAGAGTTGCTTCCCTCTGCTCTCATCTGGATCACCTCCAGAGCAgcagcagccaatcagatcCCCATCAAATACATCAATCGTCTGACAGAGATTCAGGGATTCAATGAGCCTCAGAGGGAGGAATATTTCAGGAAGAGAATCAGTGATGATCATCAAGCCAACAAAATCATCTCTCACATCGGAAGAGCAAGAAGCCTCCACATCATGTGCCACATACCTGTCTTCTGCTGGATCTCATCCACTGTGCTTCAGAAGCTCCTGGAAGAAGATCTGAGTGCAGAAATCCCTCAAACTCTGACTGAAATGTACATCCACTTCCTGCTGATTCAGATCAACATGAGGAATCAGAAGTATGAAGAGAGAGATCCAGAGAAACTCCTGCCATCCAACAGAGAAGTGATTGTGAAACTTGCTGAAGTGGCTTTCAAACAGCTGATGAAGGGCAATGTGATGTTCTATGAGGAGGACCTAAGAGAGAGCGGCATAGACGTCACTGACGCCTCAGTGTATTCTGGGATCTGCACTGAGATCTTTAAGGAGGAATCTGTGATTCATCAGAGGAAAGTTTACAGCTTCATTCATCTGAGCATCCAGGAGTTTCTCGCTGCATTCTATGCATTTTATCATTATGTTATCAAAAATATTGACACATTGCATTTGTGTCATGTCATGCATTATCTGCATAGGGATGCAATTGATAAAGCCCTTGAGAGTGAGAATGGTCATCTGGATCTGTTCCTGCGGTTCCTGCTAGGCATCTCACTGGAGTCCACTCAGAGACTCTTACAGGATCtactgacacacacagagaacagcTCAGAGAGCATCAGGAGAACCACACAGTACATTAAAGAGAAGATCAAAGATGGACATGAACTCTCCACTGGAAGATCCATCAATCTGTTCCTCTGTCTGCTGGAAGTCAAAGATCAGACTCTGTCCAGAGAGATTCAGGAGTTTGTGAAATCAGAGAAACACTCAGAGAGGAAACTCTCTCCTGCTCACTGCTCAACAATCGCCTACATGCTTCAGATGTCAGAGGAGGTGCTGGATGAGCTGGACCTCAAGAAATACAACACATCAGATGAGGGTAGAAGAAGACTGATCCCAGTTGTGGTGAACTGCACAAAAGCTCT TCTTTCTGGCTCGAATCCCACTGCTCAGCATTGTGAAATAGTGTCATCAGCTCTACAAACCTCAAACTCTgtcctgagagagctggacctgagtaacattgacctgcaggattcaggagtgaagctgctctctgaTGGACTGAAGAGTCCAAACTGTCAGCTGGAAATACTGAG GTTGTCAGGCTGTATGGTGTCAGAGGAAGGCTGTGGTTATTTGTCTTCAGCTTTGagttcaaacccctcacacctgagagagTTGGATCTGAGCTACAATCACCCAGGACAATCAGGAGTCAAGCTGCTCAACGACAAACTGAATGATCCAAACTACACACTGCAGATACTCAA TTTGGATCATGGAGAACCTTGTAGAATCACACCAGGACTGAGGAAAT ATGCCTATGATCTCACACTGGATCCAAACACAGCAAACTATTTTCTCACCCTGACTGATGAGAACAGAAAAGCTAGACACACCAAAGATCGTCAGTCATATCCTGATCATCCTGACAGATTTGAGCAACATGagcaggttctgtgtggacagAGTCTGACTGGATGCTGCTACTGGGAGGTTAAATGGAGTGGATGGGCTTATATAGCAGTGACATATAAAGGAGTCAACCGGAAAGGAGGCAGCGAGTCTTGGTTTGGATACAATAACAAATCCTGGAGTCTGTACTGCACTGAAAACAGATATTCAGCCTGGCACAATAATAAGAAAACGGACATTCCAGCCCCTTCACCTCCGTCTAACAGAGTAGGTGTTTATCTGGACTGGCCGGCCGGCACTCTGTCGTACTATAGCGTCACTGatacacacccacccacactcacacacatacacacattcaaCACCACATTCACAGAACCCCTCTATGCTGGATTCAGGGTGTTTCAATCCTCGCTGTCTTTGTGTAAGATGTAG